Proteins from one Streptomyces roseifaciens genomic window:
- a CDS encoding roadblock/LC7 domain-containing protein has translation MTTTQNDAIYSILDNNLSRIAGIQGAVLLSNDGIKLSAYMLERDQAERVAAASSGIASTMKAISREIDGGGVIRQLVEMEDRYLCIVGCGSGSTLIVVASRKARLGELGGETVRAAQALGEWLDTPERSQAPTS, from the coding sequence ATGACGACGACACAGAACGATGCGATCTACAGCATCCTGGACAACAATCTGAGCAGGATCGCGGGGATCCAGGGAGCCGTACTCCTCTCCAACGACGGGATCAAGCTCAGCGCCTACATGCTGGAGCGGGACCAAGCCGAACGGGTCGCCGCCGCGTCCTCCGGTATCGCGTCCACCATGAAGGCCATCTCGCGGGAGATCGACGGCGGCGGAGTGATCCGCCAACTCGTCGAGATGGAAGACCGGTACCTGTGCATCGTCGGGTGCGGATCGGGCAGCACCCTGATCGTGGTGGCCTCCCGCAAGGCACGGCTCGGGGAACTGGGCGGCGAGACGGTCCGCGCCGCGCAGGCGCTCGGCGAGTGGCTGGACACCCCGGAGCGTTCACAGGCGCCCACCTCGTAA